A single Ziziphus jujuba cultivar Dongzao chromosome 11, ASM3175591v1 DNA region contains:
- the LOC107432820 gene encoding ATP-dependent 6-phosphofructokinase 3: MGLGAGDHQPKILTGEAGYVLEDVPHLSDYIPDLPTYTNPLQDNPAYSVVKQYFVHVDDSVPQKIVVHKNTPRGVHFRRAGPRQRIYFDSDEVHACIVTCGGLCPGLNTVIREIVCGLYHMYGVKKVLGVDGGYKGFYARNTIPLTPKVVNDIHKRGGTILHTSRGGHDTTKIVDSIQDRGINQVYIIGGDGTQRGASLIFEEVRRRGLKVVVAGIPKTIDNDIPVIDKSFGFDTAVEEAQRAINAAHVEAESIENGIGVVKLMGRYSGFIAMYATLASRDVDCCLIPESPFYLEGAGGLFEYIENRLKENGHMVIVVAEGAGEAVFDGSVNSEAKQDASGNKLLPDVGMWLSEKIKEHFSRERKMVINLKYIDPTYMIRAIPSNGSDNVYCTLLAQSVVHGAMAGYTGFTSGLVNGRQTYIPFYRITERQNKVVITDRMWARLLSSTNQPSFLGAKDAAVDKTKEDSVPKTAEGEICSDNNLVK; encoded by the exons ATGGGTTTGGGTGCCGGTGATCATCAGCCTAAAATTTTGACCGGCGAAGCTGGTTATGTGCTTGAAGATGTTCCTCATTTGTCTGATTACATTCCCGATCTTCCT ACATATACAAATCCATTGCAAGACAATCCTGCTTACTCAGTCGTCAA GCAATACTTTGTGCATGTGGATGACAGTGTTCCCCAGAag ATTGTTGTTCACAAGAATACTCCAAGGGGGGTACATTTTCGGCGTGCTGGACCACGTCAGAGG aTATATTTTGATTCAGATGAAGTTCATGCTTGTATTGTGACATGTGGAGGTCTGTGTCCGGGGCTCAACACAGTGATTAGAGAAATAGTATGCGGCTTGTACCACATGTATGGTGTAAAGAAAGTTCTGGGAGTTGAT GGAGGATACAAGGGTTTCTATGCTCGAAATACAATTCCTTTAACTCCTAAGGTAGTTAATGATATCCATAAGCGTGGTGGAACTATTCTTCATACATCACGAGGTGGCCATGATACCACAAAGATAGTTGACAGCATTCAGGATCGAGGAATCAATCAG GTTTACATAATTGGAGGAGATGGAACCCAGAGGGGTGCATCTTTAATATTTGAg GAAGTTAGAAGGCGTGGTCTCAAAGTTGTAGTAGCTGGAATCCCCAAAACCATTGATAATGACATTCCA GTTATAGACAAATCCTTCGGTTTTGATACTGCTGTTGAGGAGGCGCAACGTGCAATTAATGCAGCTCATGTTGAAGCTGAAAGTATTGAGAATGGTATTGGTGTTGTCAAGCTGATGGGTCGCTACAGTG GGTTTATTGCCATGTATGCAACTCTTGCAAGCCGTGATGTGGACTGTTGCTTAATTCCCGAGTCACCCTTTTATCTTGAAGGTGCTGGTGGACTTTTTGAATACATTGAGAATCGGCTCAAGGAAAATGGGCACATGGTTATTGTCGTAGCTGAAGGTGCTGGAGAGGCTGTTTTTGATGGAAGTGTCAATTCTGAGGCCAAACAGGATGCTTCGGGAAACAAGCTTCTCCCAGATGTTGGGATGTGGCTTTCTGAGAAAATCAAG GAACATTTTTCACGTGAGCGTAAAATGGTTATAAACCTCAAATATATAG ATCCTACATATATGATCCGGGCAATTCCAAGCAATGGATCTGATAATGTGTACTGCACACTTCTTGCTCAAAGTGTTGTTCATGGAGCAATGGCAGGTTACACCGGCTTTACAAGTGGGCTTGTCAATGGAAGACAAACATACATACCCTTCTAT CGAATCACCGAGAGGCAAAACAAGGTTGTGATAACTGACAGGATGTGGGCTAGGCTTCTATCTTCAACAAACCAGCCAAGCTTTCTGGGTGCCAAAGATGCCGCTGTGGACAAGACGAAGGAAGATTCCGTCCCAAAAACGGCGGAGGGAGAAATTTGTTCGGACAACAATTTGGTGAAATAG
- the LOC107432818 gene encoding LOW QUALITY PROTEIN: glutathione hydrolase 3 (The sequence of the model RefSeq protein was modified relative to this genomic sequence to represent the inferred CDS: substituted 1 base at 1 genomic stop codon), translating into MARQQSLEAPLLSSRGFAQKNSKRWTKTLWLLLPFTTLIIVGLVYESNTNLWTTRGENLHNHGIKADDAENIVESEKGVVAADDGRCSKVGASFLRKGGHAVDAAVATALCLGVVNPMASGIGGGAFMIVRSSSNSKTEAFDSRETAPLAASENMYAENPKAKLEGALSMGVPGEIAGLHEAWLKYGRLSWRDLFQPAIKLAKDGFVVAPYLGQYLMEESEMILNDPGLRQVYAPKGKLLQVGETCYNVELGHSLEEVAELGPKAFYNGTVGEKLVKDVREAGGILTMEDLRNYSVEVTDAMAADVMGYTIYGMPPPSSGTLGLTMVMNILDSYGNPDAAKGSLGLHRLIEAMKHMFAIRMNLGDPGFVNVNTFASDMLSPDLAKQIRDKIFDNTTFPPEYYMYRWSQLRDHGTSHFXIVDTDRNAVSMTTTVNYPFGGGVLSPSTGIVLNNEMGDFSIPTEMTVDGLPPAPSNFIRPYKRPLSSMTPLIITKDNRLAGVLGGSGGMKIIPAVVQVFLNHFFLGMDPLTAVENPRVYHQLIPNVVLFENFTVFNGEHMEVSEERKLFLQERGHQIETLSRGAITQLVVQSLGNPIKMGRKGGKVSKSQIFHGMLTAVSDLRKDGKPAAI; encoded by the exons ATGGCGAGGCAGCAAAGCCTTGAAGCTCCACTCTTGAGCAGTCGTGGTTTTGCCCAAAAAAACAGCAAGAGATGGACCAAAACTCTCTGGCTCCTCCTTCCATTCACCACCCTCATAA TTGTAGGCTTAGTGTACGAAAGCAACACAAACTTATGGACAACAAGAGGAGAAAATTTGCACAATCATGGAATCAAAGCCGACGATGCTGAGAATATTGTTGAGTCAGAGAAAGGTGTTGTTGCTGCTGATGATGGCCGTTGTTCCAAGGTTGGTGCATCATTCCTTAGGAAAGGTGGTCATGCTGTTGATGCTGCAGTTGCAACAGCTTTGTGCCTCGGCGTTGTTAATCCTATGGCAAGTGGGATCGGTGGTGGAGCTTTCATGATTGTTCGATCTTCATCGAACTCGAAAACTGAAGCTTTTGACTCAAGAGAAACAGCTCCTTTGGCTGCTTCAGAG AATATGTATGCCGAAAATCCCAAAGCTAAGCTAGAAGGTGCACTTTCAATGGGAGTTCCTGGTGAGATAGCTGGTCTCCATGAAGCCTGGTTGAAATATGGGCGTTTATCATGGAGGGATTTATTCCAACCTGCAATAAAACTAGCTAAAGATGGATTTGTAGTTGCTCCTTATCTCGGACAATACTTAATGGAAGAATCAGAGATGATTTTGAATGATCCTGGTTTAAGACAAGTGTATGCACCAAAAGGGAAGTTGTTGCAAGTGGGTGAAACATGCTACAATGTGGAACTTGGCCATAGTTTAGAGGAGGTTGCAGAATTGGGACCAAAAGCCTTCTATAATGGTACAGTTGGTGAAAAACTTGTTAAGGATGTTAGAGAGGCTGGTGGGATTTTGACAATGGAGGATTTAAGAAATTACAGCGTGGAAGTAACTGATGCAATGGCTGCAGATGTGATGGGCTACACTATATACGGAATGCCTCCTCCTTCAAGTGGAACTTTGGGGCTCACCATG GTAATGAACATCTTGGATAGTTATGGAAATCCAGATGCTGCAAAGGGAAGTCTTGGTCTGCATCGGTTGATTGAAGCAATGAAACACATGTTTGCCATCCGAATGAACTTGGGAGACCCTGGTTTTGTAAACGTCAATACTTTTGCATCTGACATGCTTTCTCCAGATTTGGCAAAGCAAATCCGTGATAAGATATTTGACAATACAACTTTCCCTCCAGAATATTACATGTATAG ATGGAGTCAGCTAAGAGATCACGGAACCAGCCATTTCTGAATCGTTGATACAGATCGAAATGCTGTGTCAATGACAACCACTGTAAATTATCCTTTTGGTGGAGGGGTGCTTTCTCCTTCTACAGGGATTGTGCTCAACAATGAGATGGGTGACTTCTCTATTCCCACCGAGATGACAGTGGACGGTTTACCTCCTGCTCCTTCAAATTTTATCAGGCCATATAAGAGACCTTTATCTTCCATGACCCCACTAATTATCACAAAG GATAATCGATTAGCAGGGGTTCTTGGAGGCAGTGGTGGTATGAAGATAATCCCTGCAGTTGTACAGGTTTTCCTCAACCATTTTTTCTTGGGAATGGACCCTTTAACTGCAGTAGAGAATCCAAGGGTCTACCACCAG CTAATTCCTAATGTGGTGTTGTTCGAAAATTTTACGGTGTTCAATGGCGAGCACATGGAGGTTTCAGAGGAAAGAAAGCTGTTCTTGCAAGAAAGGGGGCATCAAATCGAAACTCTGTCAAGGGGTGCTATCACTCAGCTTGTCGTTCAAAGTCTTGGAAACCCCATTAAAATGGGCAGAAAAGGTGGAAAAGTTTCTAAATCACAAATATTTCATGGTATGCTCACTGCTGTAAGTGACCTTAGAAAGGACGGTAAGCCTGCTGCGATCTAA